From the genome of Hymenobacter sp. PAMC 26628, one region includes:
- a CDS encoding aminopeptidase P N-terminal domain-containing protein, whose amino-acid sequence MRYAPLAPELFVENRRRFRELLPANSLAIFQSNDVMPTNADGSMGFRQSSDLFYLSGVDQEESILVLAPNARLESHREILFLKETSDLILVWEGHKLTKEQARQNSGIPTIMWLESFKTVLPALMNEAEQVYLNSNEHIRAVVDVETRDARFIKAIQQQYPLHTYRRAAPLLHRLRAIKGPQEVEALRTACAITEKALRRVLGFVQPGVWEFEIEAEIVYEFLRNRSRGPAYGSIIGSGKNATVLHYTTNDEQCQAGDVILMDFGAEYANYAADLSRSIPVSGKFSPRQREVYEAVLAVMRYAETQLRAGNEIEAYHKSVGEKMEQELVKLGLLKVEDVAAQNPDQPLYKKYFMHGTSHYLGLDVHDVGAKYRTFEPGMVYTIEPGIYIPDENLGIRLENDYLITADGNENLMATIPLEADDIERLMQR is encoded by the coding sequence ATGCGCTACGCCCCCCTGGCCCCCGAGCTTTTTGTTGAGAACCGCCGCCGCTTCCGCGAGCTGCTGCCGGCCAATTCGTTGGCCATTTTCCAGTCTAACGACGTCATGCCCACCAACGCTGACGGCTCGATGGGCTTCCGGCAGAGCAGCGACTTGTTTTACTTGTCGGGCGTCGACCAGGAGGAAAGTATCCTCGTGCTGGCGCCGAACGCGCGGCTCGAAAGCCACCGCGAAATCCTGTTTTTGAAGGAAACCTCCGACCTGATTTTGGTGTGGGAAGGCCACAAGCTGACCAAGGAGCAGGCCCGCCAAAACTCGGGCATCCCCACCATTATGTGGCTGGAGAGCTTCAAAACCGTGCTGCCCGCGCTGATGAACGAGGCTGAGCAAGTGTACCTGAACTCGAACGAGCACATCCGGGCCGTGGTGGACGTGGAAACGCGCGACGCCCGCTTCATTAAGGCCATCCAGCAGCAGTACCCGCTGCACACCTACCGCCGCGCCGCGCCGCTACTGCACCGGCTGCGCGCCATCAAGGGGCCCCAGGAAGTGGAGGCCCTGCGCACGGCCTGCGCCATCACCGAAAAAGCGCTGCGGCGGGTGCTGGGCTTCGTGCAGCCGGGCGTGTGGGAGTTCGAGATTGAGGCCGAAATCGTGTACGAGTTTTTGCGCAACCGCAGCCGGGGCCCCGCCTACGGCAGCATCATCGGGAGCGGCAAAAACGCCACCGTGCTGCACTACACCACCAACGACGAGCAGTGCCAGGCCGGCGACGTGATTCTGATGGACTTCGGCGCCGAATACGCCAACTACGCCGCCGACCTCAGCCGCAGTATCCCCGTCAGCGGCAAGTTCAGCCCTCGCCAGCGCGAGGTGTACGAGGCCGTGCTGGCCGTGATGCGCTACGCCGAAACCCAGCTGCGCGCCGGCAACGAAATCGAAGCTTACCACAAAAGCGTGGGCGAAAAAATGGAGCAGGAGCTCGTCAAGCTCGGCCTGCTGAAAGTCGAGGACGTGGCCGCCCAAAACCCCGACCAGCCGCTCTACAAGAAGTACTTCATGCACGGCACCAGCCACTACCTGGGCCTCGACGTGCACGACGTGGGCGCCAAGTACCGCACCTTCGAGCCGGGCATGGTCTACACCATCGAGCCGGGCATCTACATTCCCGACGAAAACCTGGGCATCCGCCTTGAAAACGACTACCTCATCACCGCCGACGGCAACGAGAACCTAATGGCCACCATCCCGCTCGAAGCCGACGACATCGAGCGCCTCATGCAGCGGTAA
- a CDS encoding DUF4252 domain-containing protein, translating to MLKRVIAPFSSFFLLGLLLLAGCRASGPGGAPARTVAAFFNKYEGQPGFHTTQWSADLLQRLALVKAAKLLGGSELTDGITGIRSARFISFLPVSAAAQGLAQQGLRSEAAGVLQSEKYTALSAGAPAASSYQVSTRGSGDKVSEFAAVGQLPDEANSFVLVSVQGNFTQAQVQALSKYLPALVQATGK from the coding sequence ATGCTGAAGCGCGTTATCGCCCCATTTTCCTCGTTTTTCCTGTTGGGTTTGTTGCTGCTGGCGGGTTGCCGCGCCAGCGGGCCCGGTGGGGCCCCGGCCCGCACGGTGGCCGCTTTTTTCAACAAGTACGAAGGCCAGCCCGGCTTCCACACCACCCAATGGTCGGCCGATCTGCTCCAGCGCCTGGCCCTAGTGAAGGCCGCCAAGCTGCTCGGCGGCTCCGAGCTGACGGACGGCATCACGGGCATCCGGTCGGCTCGGTTCATCAGCTTTTTGCCCGTATCGGCGGCCGCGCAGGGGCTGGCCCAGCAGGGCTTGCGCAGCGAAGCGGCCGGCGTGCTGCAAAGCGAAAAGTACACCGCCCTGAGCGCGGGGGCCCCGGCAGCCAGCAGCTACCAGGTATCCACCCGCGGCAGCGGCGACAAGGTGTCGGAGTTTGCCGCCGTGGGCCAGCTGCCCGACGAGGCCAATTCCTTCGTGCTGGTGTCGGTGCAGGGCAATTTCACCCAAGCCCAGGTGCAGGCCCTCAGCAAGTACCTGCCGGCGCTGGTGCAAGCCACGGGGAAATAG
- a CDS encoding YDG/SRA domain-containing protein, producing MSPKAPVFGHVGTARAGDLFASRHELAELGQHRPLRAGVCATAQHGAESIVLADQYEDDDIHDDYFWYAGHGGRDPKTGRQAADQDLNYRNQGLARSQATGRPVRVFRRIAPSPAAQQFRYEGLFQVVAHEYVTGKSGYRVWQFRLEPA from the coding sequence ATGAGCCCCAAGGCGCCGGTGTTTGGCCACGTGGGCACGGCGCGGGCCGGCGACTTATTCGCCTCGCGCCACGAGCTGGCCGAACTGGGCCAGCACCGGCCGCTGCGGGCGGGCGTGTGCGCCACGGCCCAGCACGGGGCCGAAAGCATCGTCCTGGCCGACCAGTACGAGGACGACGACATCCACGACGACTACTTCTGGTACGCCGGGCACGGCGGGCGCGACCCCAAAACCGGCCGCCAAGCCGCCGACCAGGACCTGAACTACCGCAACCAGGGCCTGGCCCGCAGCCAGGCCACGGGCCGGCCGGTGCGGGTGTTTCGGCGCATTGCCCCTTCGCCGGCAGCCCAGCAGTTCCGCTACGAAGGGCTATTCCAAGTGGTGGCGCACGAGTACGTTACCGGCAAGTCGGGCTACCGGGTGTGGCAGTTCCGGCTGGAGCCTGCCTGA
- a CDS encoding M16 family metallopeptidase codes for MIDYDIHEYPNGIRLLHKQVLHTKIAHCGFLLDVGSRDEGPHQQGLAHFWEHMAFKGTHKRKSFHILNRLETVGGELNAYTTKEKICFYATLLSTHFERAFELLTDLTFNSTFPGRELEKERGVILEEMSMYQDAPEDAIIDDFDTVVFGEHPLGVNILGTRESVSGFSSDDFHAFYHENVRTDRLVFSSVSNLPFKEVKRLADKFLAPLPARLGPRARRGVGPYARKTQLESRPISQAHCLVGGPAYPLADARRIPFFMLNNILGGPGMNSRLNLAVREKYGLVYTIDSTYSPYTDTGLFGIYFGTEGKQVKRTLGLVQKELKLLRDKALTTTQLHVAKNQLMGQLAMSEESNSGLMQLLGKSTLDLGRVEPLSEIFGQIEHVTAALLRDMANELLTEEHLSVLQYLPEEK; via the coding sequence ATGATTGATTACGATATCCACGAGTACCCCAACGGCATTCGCCTGCTGCACAAGCAGGTGCTGCACACCAAGATTGCGCACTGCGGCTTTTTGCTCGACGTGGGCTCGCGCGACGAGGGGCCCCACCAGCAGGGGCTGGCCCACTTCTGGGAGCACATGGCCTTCAAGGGCACCCACAAGCGCAAGTCGTTCCACATCCTCAACCGCCTCGAAACCGTGGGCGGCGAGCTGAACGCCTACACTACGAAGGAAAAAATCTGCTTCTACGCCACGCTGCTCAGCACGCACTTCGAGCGGGCGTTTGAGCTGCTGACGGACCTCACGTTCAACTCCACCTTCCCCGGCCGCGAGCTGGAGAAGGAGCGCGGCGTGATTCTGGAGGAGATGAGCATGTACCAGGACGCGCCGGAGGACGCCATCATCGACGATTTCGACACGGTGGTGTTCGGCGAGCACCCGCTGGGGGTCAACATCTTGGGCACGCGCGAGAGCGTGAGCGGCTTTTCGTCCGACGATTTCCACGCCTTCTACCACGAGAATGTGCGCACCGACCGGCTGGTGTTCAGCTCCGTCAGCAACCTGCCGTTTAAGGAAGTGAAGCGGCTGGCCGACAAATTTCTGGCGCCGCTGCCGGCCCGGCTGGGGCCCCGGGCGCGCCGCGGCGTGGGGCCCTACGCCCGCAAAACGCAGCTCGAAAGCCGGCCCATTTCGCAGGCCCACTGCCTGGTGGGGGGGCCCGCCTACCCGCTGGCCGACGCGCGCCGCATCCCGTTTTTCATGCTCAACAACATCCTCGGGGGCCCCGGCATGAACTCGCGCCTCAACCTGGCCGTGCGCGAGAAGTACGGCCTGGTGTACACCATCGACAGCACCTACTCGCCCTACACCGACACGGGGTTGTTCGGCATTTACTTCGGCACCGAGGGCAAGCAGGTGAAGCGCACCCTGGGCCTGGTGCAGAAGGAGCTGAAGCTGCTGCGCGACAAAGCCCTGACCACCACGCAGCTGCACGTGGCCAAAAACCAGCTCATGGGCCAGCTGGCCATGAGCGAGGAAAGCAACTCGGGCCTGATGCAGCTGCTCGGCAAGAGCACCCTCGACCTGGGCCGCGTGGAGCCGCTGAGCGAAATCTTCGGCCAGATTGAGCACGTGACGGCCGCCCTGCTGCGCGACATGGCCAACGAACTGCTCACCGAGGAGCACCTGAGCGTGCTGCAATACCTGCCCGAGGAGAAATGA
- a CDS encoding pirin family protein, which yields MAPSVLHLAATRGHANHGWLDSFHTFSFANYHDPARMHFGALRVLNDDTVAGGRGFGRHPHQNMEIISIPLAGDLEHQDSLGNKTVVRQNDVQVMSAGTGVAHSEKNHSLHDAVKFLQIWVIPNAENVAPRYGQQTFPPEARHNRLLQVASPSPDDAGVWLHQDAWFHLGTLDQGFAAEYRLKQPGNGVYAFVLAGDVTINGQALHRRDGFGLWEVDKLAITADSNTELLLMEVPMLG from the coding sequence ATGGCCCCCTCCGTTCTGCATTTGGCCGCCACCCGCGGCCACGCCAACCACGGTTGGCTCGATTCGTTTCACACCTTCAGCTTCGCCAACTACCACGACCCGGCCCGCATGCACTTTGGGGCCCTGCGCGTGTTGAACGACGACACCGTGGCCGGGGGCCGGGGCTTCGGCCGCCACCCGCACCAAAACATGGAAATCATTTCCATCCCGCTCGCCGGCGATTTGGAGCACCAGGATTCGCTGGGCAACAAAACCGTGGTTCGCCAAAACGACGTGCAGGTGATGAGCGCCGGCACCGGCGTGGCCCACTCCGAGAAAAACCACAGCCTGCACGACGCAGTCAAGTTCCTGCAAATCTGGGTGATACCCAACGCCGAAAACGTGGCTCCACGCTACGGCCAGCAAACCTTTCCGCCCGAAGCGCGCCACAACCGCCTGCTGCAAGTAGCCTCGCCGAGCCCCGACGACGCCGGCGTGTGGCTGCACCAAGACGCCTGGTTTCACCTCGGCACCCTCGACCAGGGCTTCGCCGCCGAGTACCGGCTCAAGCAGCCCGGCAACGGCGTGTACGCCTTTGTGCTGGCCGGCGACGTGACCATCAACGGCCAGGCCCTGCACCGCCGCGACGGCTTCGGCCTGTGGGAGGTCGATAAGCTCGCCATCACGGCCGACAGCAACACCGAATTGCTACTGATGGAAGTGCCCATGCTCGGCTAG
- a CDS encoding glycosyltransferase family 9 protein encodes MPDATRPILLIQTAFIGDVILATALVEYLAQHEPATPVDVLVRRGNEALLQGHPHIRQVLVWDKKYRKYANLWQLAQQVRAGGYGRVVTLQRFASTGFLTAFSGAPERVGFAENPFSRWFTRRVPHVIGNGTHEVQRNLALVAPSRSTNPRHQRRGPRPAGLPRLAPRLYPTPADEAAAAPYAARGPYFCLAPTSVWFTKQYPENKWLELLAALPPGLPVYLLGGPPDVLVCDRLAVNSGRANVVSLAGQLGLLASAALMRGARMNYVNDSAPLHLCSAVGAPVVAVFCSTVPTFGFGPLGPAAAVVETEERLDCRPCGLHGHAACPLGHFRCAHTIRVAQLLAPLGE; translated from the coding sequence ATGCCCGACGCCACTCGCCCCATCCTGCTCATCCAAACGGCCTTCATCGGCGACGTAATTCTGGCCACGGCCCTGGTGGAATACCTGGCCCAGCACGAGCCCGCCACGCCCGTGGACGTGCTCGTGCGGCGCGGCAACGAGGCCCTGCTCCAGGGCCACCCACACATCCGGCAGGTGCTGGTATGGGACAAGAAGTACCGCAAATACGCCAACCTCTGGCAGCTGGCGCAGCAGGTGCGGGCCGGCGGCTACGGGCGCGTCGTCACGCTGCAGCGCTTCGCCAGCACGGGGTTCCTCACGGCGTTTTCGGGGGCCCCCGAGCGGGTGGGATTTGCCGAGAATCCTTTTAGCCGGTGGTTCACGCGGCGCGTGCCCCACGTCATCGGCAACGGCACCCACGAGGTGCAGCGCAACCTGGCCCTGGTGGCCCCCTCGCGCAGCACCAACCCGCGCCACCAGCGCCGGGGGCCCCGCCCGGCCGGCCTGCCCCGCCTGGCCCCGCGCCTCTACCCCACCCCGGCCGACGAGGCGGCCGCCGCGCCCTACGCCGCCCGGGGGCCCTACTTCTGCCTGGCGCCCACGTCGGTGTGGTTCACCAAGCAGTACCCCGAAAACAAGTGGCTGGAGCTGCTGGCCGCCCTGCCGCCCGGCCTGCCGGTGTACCTGCTGGGGGGCCCGCCCGACGTACTGGTCTGCGACCGCCTGGCCGTGAACAGCGGCCGCGCCAACGTCGTGAGCCTAGCTGGGCAGCTGGGCCTGCTGGCCTCGGCCGCCCTCATGCGCGGGGCCCGGATGAACTACGTGAACGATTCGGCCCCGCTGCACCTGTGCTCGGCGGTGGGGGCCCCGGTGGTGGCAGTGTTTTGCAGCACCGTGCCCACCTTCGGGTTTGGGCCCCTGGGCCCGGCCGCGGCGGTGGTGGAAACCGAGGAGCGGCTCGACTGCCGGCCCTGCGGCCTGCACGGGCACGCGGCTTGCCCGCTGGGGCATTTCCGCTGCGCCCACACCATCCGGGTAGCGCAGCTGCTGGCCCCGCTGGGCGAGTAA
- a CDS encoding LIC_10190 family membrane protein gives MVILVLAGCYALLLPLGFGCWFLRLVRASLGLTDEEPVSALTTWLGGVALLTVLLEGWSLLGPLHTGAHLAAAAVGGAGLWQPESRALLRRQWRAARQQPRVVQALGGALALCALAVAAMPPINIDTGYYHAQSVRWLEEMGTVPGLANVELHIGFNSAWFVPEALFSWGRYVGSPLQVLNLVFFVLFGWYGLAGLGPLLRGRAAPSDVVRLLLAGAMLFWVIDDLASLSPDPAVTLLLFFVAVQALRLPPPRPGQPLGTAHAAVMLLSVFALTMKLSTLPVLLLALWWAARSGRLFNGRFVGGMVGLGLAIAGPWLVRNYLLSGYLLFPVAAVDLFHPSWKFPLAELRLHGEYITEYARNSDFYNQISVHGKPWRFWLPLWWRQQFVANKLVLLAIPGLLLVSPALGGWQHRRGRLPQAPQLLAALAVALGGVAFWFLLAPAFRFGYGFLFSALALLLVPVLWPAARHRPRALAGAFAGATGALLLASPLAVEYRHYIIPPALGPAEYRDVQRRLAAPADTAFFRTQYPHLIRTDIWTPGQFVRVFWEKPRRSFAERVRLLWLLGRIGGIKGISGVDGVTGRSGVLTLPRRLVWPAPYPTIAVQALPLPPLVVLQNRQDRIPWYAPFPFAARRRQCAARGPRLADGFRARVVPIGNWRREARW, from the coding sequence ATGGTTATTCTCGTACTTGCCGGTTGCTACGCATTGCTTCTGCCGCTGGGCTTTGGGTGCTGGTTTTTGCGCCTCGTGCGCGCCAGCCTGGGGCTGACGGACGAGGAGCCGGTTTCGGCCCTGACGACCTGGCTGGGCGGCGTGGCCCTGCTGACGGTGCTGCTGGAAGGATGGTCGCTGCTGGGGCCCCTGCACACGGGGGCCCACCTGGCGGCGGCGGCCGTGGGCGGGGCGGGGCTGTGGCAGCCGGAAAGCCGGGCGCTGCTGCGCCGGCAGTGGCGGGCGGCGCGGCAGCAGCCCCGGGTGGTGCAAGCACTGGGCGGGGCCCTGGCGCTGTGCGCGCTGGCCGTGGCCGCCATGCCGCCCATCAACATCGACACGGGCTACTACCACGCGCAGTCGGTGCGGTGGCTGGAGGAAATGGGCACCGTGCCGGGGCTGGCCAACGTCGAGCTGCACATCGGCTTCAACTCGGCGTGGTTCGTGCCGGAAGCGCTTTTTAGCTGGGGCCGCTACGTGGGCAGCCCGTTGCAGGTGCTCAACCTGGTATTTTTCGTGCTCTTCGGCTGGTACGGCCTGGCGGGGCTCGGCCCGCTGCTCCGGGGCCGCGCCGCGCCTTCCGACGTGGTGCGCCTGCTGCTGGCGGGGGCCATGCTGTTCTGGGTCATCGACGACCTGGCCTCGCTCTCGCCCGACCCGGCCGTGACGCTGCTCCTGTTTTTTGTGGCGGTGCAGGCCCTGCGGCTGCCGCCGCCCCGGCCCGGCCAGCCGCTGGGCACGGCGCACGCGGCGGTGATGCTGCTGAGCGTGTTCGCCCTTACCATGAAGCTCTCCACGCTGCCCGTGCTGCTGCTGGCGCTGTGGTGGGCGGCCCGCTCGGGCCGCCTATTCAACGGGCGCTTCGTGGGCGGGATGGTGGGGCTGGGGCTGGCCATTGCCGGGCCCTGGCTGGTGCGCAACTACCTGCTCAGCGGCTACCTGCTGTTCCCGGTGGCGGCCGTCGACCTGTTCCACCCCAGCTGGAAATTCCCGCTGGCCGAGCTGCGCCTGCACGGCGAATACATCACGGAGTACGCGCGCAATTCAGACTTTTACAACCAAATCAGCGTGCACGGCAAGCCCTGGCGGTTCTGGCTGCCGCTGTGGTGGCGGCAGCAGTTCGTCGCCAACAAGCTGGTGCTGCTGGCCATTCCGGGGCTGCTGCTCGTGAGCCCGGCGCTGGGCGGGTGGCAGCACCGGCGCGGGCGGCTGCCCCAGGCCCCGCAGCTGCTGGCGGCGCTGGCCGTGGCCCTGGGCGGGGTGGCGTTCTGGTTTTTGCTGGCCCCGGCGTTCCGGTTCGGCTACGGCTTTTTGTTCAGCGCGCTGGCCCTGCTGCTGGTGCCGGTGCTGTGGCCGGCCGCGCGGCACCGGCCCCGGGCGCTGGCCGGGGCCTTCGCCGGGGCCACCGGGGCGCTGCTGCTCGCCAGCCCGCTGGCCGTCGAGTACCGCCACTACATCATTCCGCCGGCCCTCGGCCCGGCCGAGTACCGGGACGTGCAGCGCCGCCTGGCCGCGCCCGCCGACACGGCCTTTTTCCGCACCCAATACCCGCACCTCATCCGCACCGACATCTGGACGCCGGGCCAGTTCGTCCGCGTCTTCTGGGAGAAGCCGCGGCGCTCCTTCGCCGAGCGGGTGCGGCTGCTGTGGCTGCTGGGCCGCATCGGCGGCATCAAGGGCATCAGCGGCGTAGACGGCGTGACCGGGCGCAGCGGGGTGCTGACGCTGCCCCGGCGGCTGGTGTGGCCGGCCCCCTACCCCACCATCGCCGTGCAGGCCCTGCCCCTGCCGCCCCTGGTGGTGCTGCAAAACCGCCAGGACCGCATCCCCTGGTACGCGCCCTTCCCCTTTGCTGCGCGCCGCCGGCAGTGCGCGGCCCGGGGCCCGCGCCTGGCCGACGGCTTCCGGGCCCGGGTGGTACCCATTGGCAACTGGCGGCGCGAAGCGCGGTGGTGA
- a CDS encoding carboxymuconolactone decarboxylase family protein has product MPHLEVLPRAQAPAAAQPTYDGLHGKLGFVPNLYATFAHSPAALNGSIGFGAALAKGELDGREIETIYLAASEANACDYCVAAHTTVGQLQGLSEAETRGVRTASTGDAKLDAVAALTLDVVASNGRPAPASLDRFFAAGYSKAALVELIGFVALNTFNNYVQHIAQVPIDWPALQEQEA; this is encoded by the coding sequence ATGCCCCACCTCGAAGTATTGCCCCGCGCCCAAGCCCCCGCCGCCGCCCAGCCCACCTACGACGGCCTGCACGGCAAACTGGGCTTCGTGCCCAACCTCTACGCCACCTTCGCCCACTCGCCGGCGGCCCTCAACGGCTCCATCGGCTTCGGCGCGGCCCTGGCCAAGGGCGAGCTGGACGGCCGCGAAATCGAAACCATCTACCTCGCCGCCTCCGAAGCCAACGCCTGCGACTACTGCGTCGCCGCCCACACCACCGTGGGCCAGCTCCAGGGCCTGAGCGAAGCCGAAACCCGCGGCGTGCGCACCGCCAGCACCGGCGACGCCAAGCTCGACGCCGTGGCCGCCCTCACCCTCGACGTAGTGGCCAGCAACGGCCGCCCCGCGCCCGCCAGCCTCGACCGCTTCTTCGCCGCTGGCTACAGCAAGGCCGCCCTAGTGGAACTCATTGGGTTCGTGGCCCTGAACACGTTCAATAACTACGTGCAGCACATCGCCCAAGTGCCCATCGACTGGCCCGCGCTGCAAGAACAGGAAGCGTAG
- a CDS encoding pirin family protein has translation MQTHLTRAADRGRKDIGWLKSNFTLSFSSYANPLRNGFGLLKVFNDDFVQPGGGFGIHGHANMEIISVLLAGSMNHKDSLGYSEVITPGGVQIMSAGSGLRHEEYNVGEDEVNFLQIWIEPKLQNVGPRYQRRQFPEEKRRNQLTTIVSNEEGQAHCWINQNAKLSLGHYEQPTAVDYALKPLNKMVFLFVISGTVTVAGQEVGTRDSLGIWDTDTIRFETSADARFLLIEAPINH, from the coding sequence ATGCAAACTCACCTCACCCGCGCCGCCGACCGTGGCCGCAAAGACATTGGCTGGCTCAAAAGCAATTTCACGCTGAGCTTCAGCTCCTACGCCAACCCGCTGCGCAACGGCTTCGGGCTGCTGAAGGTGTTCAACGACGACTTCGTGCAGCCCGGCGGCGGCTTCGGCATCCACGGGCACGCCAACATGGAAATCATTTCCGTGCTGCTCGCCGGCTCCATGAACCACAAGGACTCGCTGGGCTACTCGGAAGTGATAACGCCCGGCGGCGTGCAAATCATGAGTGCCGGCTCGGGCCTGCGCCACGAGGAGTACAACGTGGGCGAAGACGAGGTAAACTTCCTGCAAATCTGGATCGAGCCCAAGCTGCAAAACGTGGGGCCCCGCTACCAGCGCCGCCAGTTCCCGGAGGAGAAGCGCCGCAACCAGCTCACCACCATCGTCAGCAACGAGGAAGGCCAGGCGCACTGCTGGATCAACCAGAACGCCAAGCTCTCGCTGGGCCACTACGAGCAGCCCACCGCGGTGGACTACGCCCTCAAGCCGTTGAATAAGATGGTGTTCCTGTTCGTCATCAGCGGCACCGTAACCGTAGCCGGCCAGGAAGTAGGCACCCGCGACAGCCTGGGCATTTGGGATACGGATACGATTCGCTTCGAAACCAGCGCCGACGCCCGGTTTTTATTGATTGAGGCCCCCATTAATCACTAA
- a CDS encoding LLM class flavin-dependent oxidoreductase, whose amino-acid sequence MSNQLLIGIDSFVAAGIDPATGQPIGPADRMEQLLEEIALADEVGLDTFGIGEHHRRDFLDAAPAMILAAAAARTKRIHLNSAVTVLSADDPVRVFQNFATLDLLSQGRAALIVGRGSFTEAFPLFGLNLNDYDSLFTEKLDLLLKIRDNATVTWSGRHRAPLKNQGIYPRPLQEKLPIWLGVGGTPESFVRAGALGLPLMIAIIGGEPHRFRPLVDLYREAGRRAGHPAEQLKVGVHVFGFVGDTTQQAADDFYPGYAKMFATISKERGFPAPTRGQYDATRGPRGAFMIGDPETVAAKLLAVSESLGGLARISLQMTNLLLPHAKMLHAIELLGTRVAPLVLVLA is encoded by the coding sequence ATGAGCAACCAACTCTTAATCGGCATCGACAGCTTCGTGGCGGCGGGCATCGACCCGGCCACGGGCCAGCCCATCGGCCCGGCCGACCGGATGGAGCAGCTGCTGGAGGAAATTGCGCTGGCCGACGAAGTGGGCCTCGACACCTTCGGCATCGGCGAGCACCACCGGCGCGACTTCCTCGACGCGGCCCCGGCCATGATTTTGGCGGCCGCCGCGGCCCGCACCAAGCGCATCCACCTCAACAGCGCCGTGACCGTGCTCAGCGCCGACGACCCGGTGCGCGTGTTCCAGAACTTCGCCACGCTCGACCTGCTCTCGCAGGGCCGGGCCGCCCTGATTGTGGGCCGCGGCTCGTTCACGGAGGCGTTTCCGCTCTTCGGCCTCAACCTGAACGACTACGATTCGCTCTTCACCGAGAAGCTGGACTTGCTGCTGAAAATCCGGGACAACGCCACCGTTACGTGGTCGGGCCGGCACCGGGCCCCGCTCAAAAACCAGGGCATTTACCCGCGCCCGCTGCAAGAAAAGCTGCCCATCTGGCTCGGGGTGGGCGGCACGCCCGAGTCGTTCGTGCGCGCCGGGGCCCTGGGCTTGCCCCTCATGATTGCCATCATCGGCGGGGAGCCCCACCGCTTCCGCCCGCTCGTGGACCTGTACCGCGAGGCCGGCCGCCGTGCCGGCCATCCCGCCGAGCAGCTGAAAGTGGGCGTCCACGTCTTCGGCTTCGTGGGCGACACCACCCAGCAGGCGGCCGACGATTTCTACCCAGGCTACGCCAAAATGTTCGCCACCATCAGCAAGGAGCGCGGCTTCCCGGCGCCCACCCGCGGGCAGTACGACGCCACCCGGGGCCCCCGCGGCGCCTTCATGATCGGCGACCCCGAGACGGTAGCCGCCAAGCTGCTGGCCGTCAGCGAATCGCTGGGCGGCCTGGCGCGCATTTCCCTCCAAATGACCAACCTGCTGCTGCCCCACGCCAAAATGCTGCACGCCATCGAGCTGCTCGGCACCCGCGTGGCCCCGCTGGTGCTGGTGTTGGCTTAG
- a CDS encoding EVE domain-containing protein, with the protein MNYWLVKSEPEAYSWADFLRDDGTAWTGVRNYQARNNLNLMQPGDQVLFYHSMSEKAVVGLAEVAARAAPDATAEAGSPWVAVALRPVGPLARPVALAALKADARLAGLALLRQSRLSVLPVRPDEFDLILALGAA; encoded by the coding sequence ATGAACTACTGGCTCGTCAAATCCGAACCCGAAGCGTATTCCTGGGCCGACTTCCTCCGCGACGACGGCACGGCCTGGACCGGCGTGCGCAACTACCAAGCCCGCAACAACTTGAACCTGATGCAGCCCGGCGACCAAGTGCTGTTTTATCACAGCATGAGCGAGAAAGCCGTGGTGGGCCTGGCCGAAGTGGCTGCCCGGGCCGCTCCCGACGCCACCGCCGAAGCCGGCTCCCCCTGGGTGGCGGTGGCCCTGCGCCCGGTGGGGCCCCTGGCCCGGCCCGTGGCGCTGGCCGCCCTCAAGGCCGACGCGCGGCTGGCCGGGCTGGCCCTGCTGCGGCAATCGCGCCTGTCGGTGCTGCCCGTGCGGCCCGACGAGTTTGACCTGATTTTGGCCTTGGGCGCGGCGTGA